In Aedes albopictus strain Foshan chromosome 3, AalbF5, whole genome shotgun sequence, the following are encoded in one genomic region:
- the LOC134291903 gene encoding uncharacterized protein LOC134291903 → MSATMRTTLQTVPESLPADHVTNAVAPVQGTTQTETSTSSSSSKSHSHATAAAAAVKNRSSSSKVSAKGVVAEFVGFCTLSVYTGVVSFL, encoded by the coding sequence ATGTCGGCCACCATGAGAACCACCCTGCAGACGGTTCCGGAGTCGCTTCCGGCCGATCACGTTACGAATGCCGTCGCACCGGTTCAGGGTACCACGCAAACCGAGACCAGcaccagtagcagcagcagcaagtcGCACTCGCATGCCACTGCGGCGGCAGCCGCCGTCAAGAACCGATCCTCGTCCAGCAAGGTAAGTGCGAAGGGAGTGGTGGCGGAATTTGTGGGATTTTGTACACTTTCCGTGTATACGGGAGTTGTTTCGTTTCTGTAG